AAATCGATAAGATTCGTGGATTAGATATCACTATTACTACTAGCGCGAAAGATAACGAAGAAGGACTAGCTTTATTGTCTGCCTTTGATTTCCCGTTCAAGAAGAAGGTGTAGAGTTATGGCTAAAACGTCAATGAAAGCTCGTGAAGCTAAAAGAACCAAGTTAGTAGCACAATATGCTGAAAAGCGTGCTGCGTTAAAAGCAATCATCTCAGGTACTGATTCTTCGGATGAAGAACGCTGGGATGCTGTATTGAAACTTCAAAGTTTACCTCGTGATTCGAGCAGTAGTCGTCAACGTAACCGTTGTAACATTACTGGACGTCCACATGGTTTCTTACGCAAATTTGGTTTGAGCCGTATTAAATTACGCGAAACTATGATGCGTGGTGAAGT
The DNA window shown above is from Colwellia psychrerythraea 34H and carries:
- the rpsN gene encoding 30S ribosomal protein S14, whose product is MAKTSMKAREAKRTKLVAQYAEKRAALKAIISGTDSSDEERWDAVLKLQSLPRDSSSSRQRNRCNITGRPHGFLRKFGLSRIKLRETMMRGEVPGLKKASW